Proteins co-encoded in one Hymenobacter swuensis DY53 genomic window:
- a CDS encoding LytR/AlgR family response regulator transcription factor: MPVPAPAPVLTCAIIDDEEINRLTLEHYISLTDSLQLVVSLDDALQGLNYFRAGNKVDVLFLDIQMPQLNGLDLLRVLSDPPIVILTTAHEDFAVDAFDLRVTDYLVKPFDYARFSRAVQRALQQHTAPVAAAPPAAPAGPPDHDLFVKVNNKMVRINFDDVLYIEALSDYVIIVTDRQKYIVYTTMKALDARLPFDHFVRVHRSYILNMRRIEAIEDGAAVVPGGQHVPIGKSYQEAFFRKLNRI, encoded by the coding sequence ATGCCCGTACCCGCTCCTGCCCCTGTTTTGACCTGTGCTATTATTGATGACGAAGAAATCAACCGGCTGACGCTGGAGCACTACATTTCTCTGACCGATTCGTTGCAGCTGGTTGTGTCGCTGGACGATGCCCTGCAGGGACTGAACTACTTTCGGGCCGGTAATAAGGTGGACGTACTGTTTCTGGATATCCAGATGCCCCAACTCAACGGCCTCGACTTGCTGCGGGTGCTGTCCGATCCGCCCATTGTGATTCTGACCACGGCCCACGAAGATTTCGCCGTGGATGCCTTCGACCTGCGGGTAACCGATTACCTGGTAAAGCCCTTCGATTATGCCCGCTTCAGCCGGGCCGTGCAGCGGGCTTTGCAGCAGCATACCGCGCCGGTAGCTGCCGCTCCGCCCGCCGCCCCTGCCGGCCCGCCCGACCACGACCTGTTCGTGAAGGTGAACAACAAGATGGTGCGCATCAACTTCGACGACGTGCTCTACATTGAGGCCCTTTCCGATTACGTTATCATTGTGACGGATCGGCAGAAGTACATTGTGTACACCACCATGAAGGCTCTCGATGCCCGCCTGCCCTTCGACCATTTTGTGCGGGTACACCGGTCCTACATCCTGAACATGCGCCGCATTGAAGCCATCGAAGACGGGGCAGCCGTAGTGCCCGGCGGCCAGCATGTACCCATCGGCAAATCGTATCAGGAAGCCTTTTTTCGCAAGCTGAACCGGATCTAG
- a CDS encoding PAS domain S-box protein — protein sequence MSLSPDSPTTLEALTAQLAQERQERLAAEQQIQTLRRHLSSTQRTVSRLTDSITRLTQNLRVGVLVAHQNGMIALLNQEFCDLLGLEELPTLGGPEQPVQPILDALIAQSARPDATRQRLETMLLVDQRVLGEDLELADSTVLELDFIPLSGQDELVASGYLLSFRDVTQARRAEQYLHSLSRIPGQNPNPVLRLHADGRLLYSNPAAEELRREYQDPHDEPELARQLYQAAIEALAADARLVQREIGFRGRCFQLAIAPFIDDQYVNLYFTDITSLKDAETKLVDQQEFYETVLNHLPADVAVFDAEHRYRFVNPAAIRNYELRQWIIGHDDFEYAAHRGRSDEQAHRRRALFEQAVQQRSVLAWEEQIPMPNGSPRLALRHMQAVFGAHDELRMVIGYGVDITERHAAEQRLRTSEARLQEQQDFVQQVVDTTSSIIWVANADGGVIFHNQAFADLMDTGRHRSATPDTMAPDDPVATENRDHFATIQHVIETGREMTYESSFTQLTGTVRWFQTVVRPLPRADGTLNILGVSNDITEMKQARQTLERNAKQYRDLMHYSQALICTHDLRGVLLSVNPAAAQIVGVVPEMLVGRTLHQVLTPDLHPKLNQYLAQALEQQELTGLMTLRGPDGRPHHLMYNNYRVEEPGELPYVIAYGQEITERIQAEQELVRAKEEAETIACAKENFLANMSHEIRTPINGVLGMAGLLAKTSLDTSQQEYLRILRNSGRHLLTVINDVLDVAKIESGKLEIEQIPFDICQSIKEAVQSLAYRAEEKGIEFRVAPLLLAHPVVIGDAGRLNQILLNLLSNAIKFTARGVVELGGRLLEETPDSLALEFQVRDTGIGISPDKQEAIFESFSQAYADISRRFGGTGLGLTISRSLVQQLGGRMWVESAEGQGSTFFFTLTLPKGRLTFPEGTPLAPPNYAVLRGKRVLLVEDHPVNQQLALMILENWEVETHVASDGNEAIDQLEARLYDVVLMDIQMPGMSGLDVTHRLRLHPDPLRAGTPVIALTANVMRSDNEAYRAAGLDYLSKPFEEDDLFRKLEANLRPTPVAELEDSPAATTQPQPAAVVLSAEPLPNTSEPETLVFNLSRLRDTAHGSTIFMQKVIGSFRTHTPVMVAQLQEAATAGDWITVGSLAHKLRPSLHLLGIEAAYAPVAQLEPFSRPESPLPIPSDEELLAISQQLTDTLSTAVEQLGNAHIE from the coding sequence ATGTCCCTATCTCCCGATTCCCCCACCACGTTGGAAGCCCTGACCGCGCAACTGGCCCAGGAACGCCAGGAACGCTTGGCCGCCGAGCAGCAGATTCAGACGCTCCGCCGCCACTTGTCGTCTACTCAACGCACCGTCAGCCGCCTCACCGACAGCATCACGCGCCTCACCCAAAACCTGCGGGTGGGCGTGCTGGTAGCGCATCAGAACGGGATGATTGCCCTGCTCAACCAGGAATTCTGCGACTTGCTGGGGCTGGAGGAGCTACCCACCCTGGGCGGCCCGGAGCAGCCCGTGCAGCCCATTCTCGACGCCCTCATAGCCCAGTCGGCCCGGCCGGATGCTACCCGCCAGCGGTTAGAAACGATGCTGCTGGTGGATCAGCGCGTGCTGGGCGAAGACCTGGAACTGGCCGACAGTACGGTGCTGGAGCTGGATTTTATTCCATTGAGCGGGCAGGATGAGCTGGTGGCTTCCGGCTACCTGCTGTCCTTCCGCGACGTAACGCAGGCCCGTCGCGCCGAGCAATACCTGCATTCTCTCTCGCGCATCCCGGGTCAGAACCCCAACCCGGTTTTGCGCCTCCACGCCGACGGCCGCCTGCTGTACAGTAACCCCGCCGCCGAGGAGCTGCGTCGGGAGTACCAAGACCCGCACGACGAACCCGAGCTGGCCCGGCAGCTGTACCAGGCCGCCATTGAAGCCCTGGCGGCTGACGCCCGGCTGGTGCAGCGCGAAATCGGTTTCAGGGGCCGCTGCTTCCAGCTGGCCATTGCACCCTTTATAGATGACCAGTATGTGAATCTGTATTTCACGGATATCACCTCGCTGAAGGATGCGGAAACGAAACTGGTAGATCAGCAGGAGTTTTACGAAACAGTGCTCAACCACTTACCCGCCGACGTAGCCGTTTTCGATGCCGAGCACCGTTACCGGTTTGTGAACCCCGCTGCCATCCGCAACTACGAGCTACGCCAGTGGATTATAGGCCACGATGATTTTGAGTATGCCGCTCATCGGGGCCGTTCCGACGAGCAGGCGCACCGCCGCCGCGCGCTTTTCGAGCAGGCCGTGCAGCAGCGCAGTGTGCTAGCCTGGGAGGAACAGATTCCGATGCCGAATGGCTCGCCCCGCCTGGCACTGCGCCACATGCAGGCCGTGTTCGGTGCCCACGATGAGCTACGGATGGTTATCGGCTACGGGGTGGATATTACGGAGCGCCACGCCGCCGAGCAACGCTTGCGCACCAGTGAAGCCAGGCTGCAGGAGCAGCAGGATTTCGTGCAGCAGGTAGTGGATACTACTTCCAGCATCATTTGGGTGGCCAATGCCGATGGTGGCGTCATCTTTCACAACCAGGCGTTTGCCGACCTTATGGATACCGGCCGCCACCGCTCCGCTACCCCCGATACGATGGCTCCCGATGATCCGGTAGCTACCGAGAACCGGGACCATTTCGCCACCATCCAGCACGTCATTGAAACGGGCCGGGAAATGACCTACGAGAGCTCCTTCACCCAGCTGACCGGTACCGTCCGCTGGTTCCAGACGGTTGTGCGGCCCCTGCCCCGCGCCGATGGCACCCTCAACATTCTGGGCGTCAGCAATGATATCACGGAAATGAAGCAGGCCCGCCAGACCCTGGAGCGCAACGCCAAGCAGTACCGCGACCTGATGCATTATTCGCAGGCCCTCATCTGCACCCACGATTTGCGGGGCGTACTGCTTTCCGTGAACCCGGCGGCAGCCCAGATTGTGGGCGTGGTGCCCGAAATGCTGGTGGGCCGCACGCTGCATCAGGTGCTCACCCCCGATCTGCACCCCAAGCTAAACCAGTACCTGGCCCAGGCCCTTGAGCAGCAGGAGCTAACCGGACTGATGACCCTGCGCGGCCCCGACGGACGGCCGCACCACCTGATGTACAACAACTACCGCGTGGAGGAGCCCGGTGAACTGCCCTACGTAATTGCGTACGGCCAGGAAATTACGGAGCGCATTCAGGCGGAGCAGGAACTGGTGCGGGCCAAGGAAGAAGCCGAAACCATTGCCTGCGCCAAAGAGAATTTTCTGGCCAACATGAGCCACGAAATCCGCACGCCCATTAACGGGGTGCTGGGCATGGCCGGGTTGCTGGCGAAAACCTCGCTTGATACTTCGCAGCAGGAGTACCTGCGGATTCTGCGCAACTCAGGCCGCCACCTGCTCACTGTCATCAACGATGTGCTGGACGTGGCCAAAATAGAATCCGGCAAGCTGGAAATCGAACAGATTCCTTTCGATATCTGCCAATCTATTAAAGAAGCGGTACAAAGCCTGGCGTACCGGGCGGAGGAGAAGGGGATTGAATTCCGGGTGGCTCCGCTGTTGCTGGCGCACCCGGTAGTTATCGGCGACGCGGGCCGGCTCAACCAGATTCTGCTGAATCTGCTCAGTAACGCCATCAAGTTCACTGCCCGGGGCGTAGTGGAGCTGGGCGGCCGCCTGCTGGAAGAAACTCCCGACTCACTGGCCCTGGAGTTTCAGGTACGCGACACGGGCATCGGCATCTCACCCGATAAGCAGGAGGCCATTTTCGAGAGCTTCTCGCAGGCCTACGCCGATATTTCCCGCCGCTTCGGGGGCACCGGCCTGGGGCTCACCATCAGCCGCAGCCTGGTGCAGCAGCTGGGCGGGCGGATGTGGGTGGAAAGCGCCGAGGGGCAGGGCTCTACCTTCTTCTTCACGCTCACGCTGCCCAAAGGCCGGCTCACCTTCCCCGAAGGCACGCCGCTGGCACCGCCCAACTACGCGGTACTGCGTGGCAAACGGGTGCTATTGGTAGAAGACCACCCCGTAAACCAGCAGCTGGCCCTGATGATTCTGGAGAACTGGGAGGTGGAAACGCACGTCGCGTCTGATGGTAACGAAGCCATTGACCAGCTGGAGGCTCGCCTCTACGATGTGGTGCTGATGGATATTCAGATGCCCGGAATGAGTGGCCTCGACGTGACGCACCGGCTGCGCCTGCACCCCGACCCTCTCCGCGCCGGCACCCCCGTTATTGCCCTCACGGCCAACGTCATGCGCTCCGACAACGAAGCCTACCGCGCCGCTGGCCTGGATTATTTGTCGAAGCCTTTTGAGGAAGATGACCTGTTCCGGAAGCTGGAAGCCAACCTGCGGCCCACACCGGTGGCGGAGCTGGAAGACAGCCCGGCGGCCACCACCCAGCCGCAGCCGGCGGCTGTTGTGCTGTCGGCAGAACCTTTGCCTAATACTTCAGAGCCAGAAACGCTTGTTTTCAACCTTAGCCGTCTGCGCGATACCGCCCACGGCAGCACCATCTTTATGCAGAAGGTTATCGGCTCCTTCCGCACCCATACCCCAGTGATGGTAGCGCAGCTGCAGGAGGCCGCTACTGCCGGCGACTGGATAACCGTGGGAAGCCTCGCGCACAAGCTCCGGCCTTCTCTGCACTTGCTGGGCATTGAGGCGGCCTACGCGCCGGTAGCTCAGCTTGAGCCTTTCTCCCGTCCGGAAAGCCCCCTCCCTATTCCGTCCGATGAAGAACTGCTGGCCATTTCCCAACAGCTCACGGACACGCTCAGCACTGCGGTGGAGCAGCTAGGCAACGCGCACATCGAGTAA
- the rpoN gene encoding RNA polymerase factor sigma-54, with amino-acid sequence MQRLDMKQLLSQKLSPQQIQFIKLLQIPTAELEARIKEELEVNPALEEGEDQEDEFEDQDREEEAETDDFDDPDSEFDNPDNTLEEDFDSGQAEEQPELEIPIKDEPTEAPESESADDLDLSDYLHDDEIAGYKMQGDGPGEDEDDREMPLADTSGSLMDNLLDQLGFANLDEKQEAIGRQLIGSIDGDGYIRRDLSAIANDLAFAQNLEVTVPEIESVLHVIQTFDPAGIGARDLQECLLLQLERRPQDEATEHAEQILNETFDEFTKKHYPRIQQKLDLEDDELKDAIALILKLNPKPGGTGPVGMGKVQYIIPDFILTHDNGQFNLTLNTRNAPDLRVSPAYTEMFQAYDKASKKDKKMKEAVTFVKQKLDSAKWFIDAIRQRQNTLLRTMDSIVRYQREFFAEGDESKLRPMILKDIAQEIGMDISTVSRVANSKAVQTEFGIYPLKYFFSEGIATDSGEDASSREVKHILKEIIEGEQKNRPLSDDKLEKMLNARGYNIARRTVAKYREQLNIPVARLRKEL; translated from the coding sequence ATGCAACGACTGGACATGAAGCAGCTTCTCTCGCAGAAGCTGAGCCCCCAACAGATTCAATTTATTAAGCTGCTGCAGATTCCCACCGCAGAGCTGGAAGCCCGCATCAAGGAAGAGCTGGAGGTGAACCCGGCCCTGGAGGAAGGCGAGGACCAGGAGGACGAGTTTGAGGACCAGGACCGCGAGGAAGAAGCGGAAACGGATGATTTCGACGACCCGGACTCCGAATTCGATAACCCCGACAACACGCTGGAGGAGGATTTCGACAGCGGCCAGGCCGAGGAGCAGCCGGAGCTGGAAATTCCCATCAAGGACGAGCCCACGGAAGCGCCCGAGTCGGAATCGGCCGACGACCTGGACCTGAGCGACTATTTGCACGACGACGAAATAGCGGGCTACAAAATGCAGGGCGACGGCCCCGGCGAGGACGAGGACGACCGGGAAATGCCCCTGGCCGATACCAGCGGCTCGCTCATGGACAACCTGCTCGACCAGTTGGGTTTTGCCAACCTCGATGAGAAGCAGGAAGCCATTGGCCGCCAGCTCATCGGCTCCATCGACGGCGACGGGTACATCCGCCGCGACCTGTCGGCCATTGCCAACGACCTGGCGTTTGCCCAGAATCTGGAAGTGACGGTGCCCGAAATTGAGAGCGTACTGCACGTTATTCAGACCTTCGACCCGGCCGGCATTGGCGCGCGCGACCTGCAGGAATGCCTCTTGCTGCAGTTGGAGCGCCGCCCCCAGGACGAGGCCACCGAGCACGCCGAGCAGATCCTCAACGAGACGTTCGACGAGTTTACCAAGAAGCACTACCCCCGCATTCAGCAAAAGCTGGACCTGGAAGACGATGAGTTGAAGGACGCCATTGCCCTCATTCTCAAGCTCAACCCCAAGCCCGGCGGTACCGGCCCCGTGGGCATGGGCAAAGTGCAGTACATCATCCCCGACTTTATCCTGACCCACGACAACGGCCAGTTCAACCTCACGCTCAACACCCGTAACGCCCCCGATCTGCGCGTGTCGCCGGCCTACACGGAGATGTTCCAGGCCTACGATAAGGCGTCGAAGAAGGACAAGAAGATGAAGGAAGCCGTGACCTTCGTGAAGCAGAAGCTGGACTCGGCCAAGTGGTTTATTGATGCCATCCGGCAGCGCCAGAACACGCTGCTGCGCACCATGGACTCCATTGTACGCTACCAGCGCGAGTTCTTCGCCGAGGGCGACGAGAGCAAGCTGCGGCCTATGATTCTGAAGGACATTGCCCAGGAAATCGGGATGGACATCAGCACCGTGAGCCGGGTGGCCAACTCCAAAGCCGTGCAGACGGAGTTCGGTATTTACCCGCTCAAGTACTTCTTCTCCGAAGGTATTGCCACCGACTCGGGTGAGGATGCCAGCTCGCGGGAGGTGAAGCACATTCTGAAGGAAATCATCGAGGGTGAGCAGAAAAACCGCCCGCTCAGCGACGATAAGCTGGAAAAAATGCTGAATGCCCGGGGCTACAACATCGCCCGCCGCACCGTGGCCAAGTACCGCGAGCAGCTGAATATTCCGGTGGCCCGCCTGCGCAAGGAACTGTAA
- the asnS gene encoding asparagine--tRNA ligase — protein MSDLRRTSVQDLLRSTELDREVLVKGWVRTRRGNKYVQFIAVNDGSGFNSIQVVANAEQFPEEKLKADGVDNGAAVAVRGKLVASQGKGQSVEIQAEEITVYGTADQDAYPLQKKGHTLEFLRGIAHLRPRTNTFGAVLRIRHAMSFAVHKYFNDHGYFYIHTPIITGSDAEGAGQMFRVTTLSDTKPPLNEAGAVDYSQDFFGKATNLTVSGQLEGEVAAMALGKVYTFGPTFRAENSNTARHLAEFWMIEPEVAFFDLQDNMDLAEDFLKSLVRYALEHCPDDLQFLNDQYDKELLNRLKFVVENDFQRLTYTEAVDILKGAKQKFEFPVDWGTDLQSEHERYLVEKHFKKPVILTNYPKDIKAFYMKLDEDGRTVRAMDVLFPGIGEIIGGSQREDDLQKLQQRMQEMHVPEEDLWWYLDTRRFGSAPHAGFGLGFERLILFITGMANIRDVIPFPRFPKSAEF, from the coding sequence ATGTCCGACCTCCGAAGAACCAGCGTGCAGGATTTGCTCCGCAGCACCGAGCTGGACCGCGAAGTGCTGGTAAAAGGCTGGGTACGCACCCGCCGCGGCAACAAATACGTGCAGTTTATTGCCGTGAACGACGGCTCCGGCTTTAATTCCATTCAGGTAGTAGCCAACGCCGAGCAGTTTCCGGAGGAGAAGCTCAAAGCCGACGGCGTGGACAACGGCGCTGCCGTGGCTGTGCGCGGCAAGCTGGTGGCCAGCCAGGGCAAAGGTCAATCGGTAGAAATCCAAGCCGAAGAAATTACGGTGTATGGCACCGCCGACCAGGACGCGTACCCGCTCCAAAAGAAGGGCCACACGCTGGAATTCCTGCGCGGTATTGCCCACCTGCGCCCCCGCACCAACACGTTTGGGGCGGTGCTGCGCATCCGGCACGCCATGTCGTTTGCGGTGCACAAGTACTTCAACGACCACGGCTACTTCTACATCCACACGCCCATCATCACCGGTTCCGATGCCGAGGGTGCCGGCCAGATGTTCCGCGTGACCACGCTGTCGGACACCAAGCCGCCCCTGAACGAGGCCGGCGCGGTGGATTACAGCCAGGATTTCTTCGGCAAAGCCACCAACCTCACCGTGTCGGGTCAGCTCGAAGGCGAGGTGGCAGCTATGGCCCTGGGCAAGGTGTACACCTTCGGCCCCACGTTCCGGGCCGAGAACAGCAACACGGCCCGCCACCTGGCCGAATTCTGGATGATTGAGCCCGAAGTGGCCTTCTTCGACCTGCAGGACAACATGGACCTGGCCGAGGACTTCCTCAAGAGCCTGGTGCGCTACGCCCTGGAGCACTGCCCCGACGACCTGCAGTTCCTCAACGACCAGTACGACAAGGAGCTGCTGAACCGCCTGAAATTCGTGGTAGAAAACGACTTCCAGCGCCTTACCTACACTGAGGCCGTGGATATCCTGAAAGGCGCCAAGCAGAAGTTCGAATTCCCCGTTGACTGGGGCACCGACCTGCAGTCGGAGCACGAGCGGTATTTGGTGGAGAAGCACTTCAAGAAGCCGGTTATCCTCACCAACTACCCCAAGGACATCAAGGCCTTCTACATGAAGCTGGACGAGGATGGCCGCACCGTGCGCGCCATGGACGTGCTGTTCCCCGGTATCGGTGAAATCATCGGCGGCTCGCAGCGCGAGGATGATTTGCAGAAGCTGCAGCAGCGCATGCAGGAAATGCACGTTCCCGAGGAGGACCTCTGGTGGTACCTCGATACCCGCCGCTTCGGCTCGGCTCCGCACGCCGGCTTCGGCCTGGGATTCGAGCGCCTCATCCTGTTCATCACCGGCATGGCCAACATCCGCGACGTAATTCCCTTCCCCCGCTTCCCCAAGTCGGCGGAATTCTAA
- a CDS encoding FAD-dependent oxidoreductase, with protein sequence MPEFDFAPADALQEGEMRTFTVASGASVLLLLRQGQYVALAPNCPHYGAPLEKGRLVGDQLICPWHHACFRVPDGHLCQPPALDNLPSYPVRVAAGRVWVQLPARPAAATDSPDATPTALVQGTEPAPNAAAPDARTFVIVGGGAAGQFAAQTLRTEGFGGRIVLVSAEAAAPYDRTKLSKAYLAGKADNKALPLRKEDFYEQHRIELLPDTRATGLSLRTRQLKLSGRGPLHYDALLLAPGSTPNTLPKLPGQDLAGVLPLRSAHNAEQLRQAAAQARRVVIIGSSFIGMEAAASLVSEERQVTVVAQEAEPFTRILGPKIGRMFRNLHRRHGVRFRAEAEVVSLEGENGHVTAVRLASGQRLPADVVLLAVGVRPATDFLSETFDLEKDGGLRVDAYLCAAEHVYAAGDVALFPLPGGLGQHRIEHWRVAQQHGATAARNMLGHNKPFREMPFFWTQQFGKSLRYAGHATVWDEIIFHGDVRRHKFLALYAYQNKLVAAAAMQHDDDMICIEELLRTGRMPTPTAARRKLNWSKLLA encoded by the coding sequence ATGCCCGAATTCGACTTTGCTCCCGCCGATGCCCTTCAGGAAGGCGAAATGCGCACGTTTACCGTCGCTTCGGGAGCGTCCGTGCTGCTGCTGCTGCGCCAGGGGCAGTACGTGGCTTTGGCTCCCAACTGCCCGCACTACGGCGCACCGCTGGAAAAAGGCCGGCTGGTGGGCGACCAGCTGATCTGCCCCTGGCACCACGCCTGCTTCCGGGTGCCCGATGGCCACCTGTGCCAGCCGCCGGCTCTCGATAACCTGCCCAGCTACCCCGTGCGCGTGGCCGCCGGCCGGGTGTGGGTGCAGCTGCCGGCCCGCCCCGCCGCCGCCACCGACTCGCCCGACGCTACGCCCACGGCCTTGGTGCAGGGCACGGAACCCGCGCCCAATGCCGCCGCCCCCGATGCCCGCACCTTCGTAATTGTGGGCGGCGGGGCCGCCGGCCAGTTTGCGGCTCAGACGCTGCGCACCGAGGGCTTCGGCGGCCGCATCGTGCTGGTTTCGGCCGAGGCCGCCGCGCCCTACGACCGCACCAAGCTCAGCAAAGCCTACCTCGCCGGTAAGGCCGATAACAAGGCCCTGCCGCTGCGCAAAGAAGATTTCTACGAGCAGCACCGCATCGAGCTGCTCCCTGATACCCGCGCCACCGGCCTGAGTCTGCGCACCCGGCAGCTCAAGCTCAGCGGCCGTGGCCCTCTTCATTACGACGCCCTGCTGCTGGCTCCCGGCAGTACGCCCAATACCCTGCCTAAGCTACCCGGCCAAGACTTGGCCGGTGTGCTGCCTTTGCGCTCGGCCCACAATGCCGAGCAGCTCCGGCAGGCCGCCGCCCAGGCCCGGCGCGTGGTTATTATCGGGAGCAGCTTTATCGGGATGGAGGCTGCCGCCAGCCTGGTAAGTGAGGAGCGGCAGGTGACGGTGGTAGCCCAGGAGGCCGAGCCGTTTACCCGTATTCTGGGCCCCAAAATCGGGCGGATGTTCCGCAACCTGCACCGCCGCCACGGCGTGCGGTTTCGGGCCGAGGCCGAAGTGGTCAGCCTCGAAGGCGAAAACGGCCACGTCACGGCCGTGCGCCTGGCTTCGGGCCAGCGCCTGCCCGCCGATGTGGTGCTGCTGGCCGTGGGCGTGCGCCCGGCCACCGATTTCCTGTCCGAAACTTTCGATCTGGAGAAAGACGGCGGCCTGCGTGTGGATGCCTACCTCTGCGCCGCCGAGCACGTGTACGCCGCCGGCGACGTGGCCCTGTTCCCGCTGCCCGGCGGCCTGGGCCAGCACCGCATCGAGCATTGGCGGGTGGCCCAGCAGCACGGTGCCACCGCAGCCCGCAACATGCTGGGCCATAACAAGCCCTTCCGGGAAATGCCCTTTTTCTGGACCCAGCAATTCGGCAAAAGCCTGCGCTACGCCGGCCACGCCACCGTCTGGGACGAAATCATCTTCCACGGCGACGTGCGCCGCCACAAGTTCCTGGCCCTCTACGCCTACCAGAACAAGCTGGTCGCCGCCGCCGCCATGCAACACGATGATGACATGATCTGCATCGAAGAGCTGCTGCGCACCGGCCGCATGCCCACCCCCACTGCCGCCCGCCGCAAGCTCAACTGGAGCAAGCTGCTGGCTTAA